From the genome of Francisella tularensis subsp. tularensis:
TAGTTGAATTACAGTCACTTGTAGTCGATAAAAATATTAATCAACCACCGCGGAGATTATGTGTCGGCATCGATAGTAATCGCCTAGCAATGATACTAGCTATTATACAACGCTATATGCATATTGATTTATATGATAAAGATGTCTTTTTAAATGTAGTTGGTGGTATAAAGATTAATGAAACTAGCATTGATTTGGCACTGATTTTAATTATCTACTCTAGTATCAAGGAAATAGAAATTCCTCATGATATGCTTATAATGGGAGAAGTTGGTTTATCTGGTGAGATTCGCCCTATCCCATATGGAATTGAGAGAATAAACGAAGCCAAAAAACATGGTTTTAAGAAAATTATTGTGCCACAGGCAAATGTTTCAAAATCGTTAAAAACTGCAGATATTGAGATCATTGGTATAACCAACTTAAACCAAATAAAAGATATAATCACAGGGTAACAAAATGGAATTTCTATCAAGCCTTAATTTTTTAGATATTTTAATAATGATAGTCATCTTAATCTTAAGTCTATTTGCCGCTGTTAAAGGATTATTTAAAAATATTGTGCTATTACTATTGATGGTGTTTGCCGTTGTTTTATCTGGAATTTTAGCACAAAAAATCCAGCAAATTTATGTCGGCTCATTAATTGAAGATCCAGGCACAGCTTATGTAGTATCATTTATTTTGGTGCTACTCTGCGCTTACTTAATAATTTTTGGTATTATGAAAGTATTTTTGCGCAATAATAAGGAAAAAGAAAGCCTTTCAAATACTTTGTTTGCCTTTTTTATTGCTCTAGTGCGTTTTAGTTTTATATTTGCTATAGCTTGCTCGACACTAAATTCTATTGATGCTGTCAAAGACAATTCATTGTGGCAGAACTCCACTTTAGTTCAGCCTCTTGTAAAGGTCGGTGATTATGCTTTTAATACTAAAGTGAAAATGCAACAAACTAATCTTAAAGATTATGTACCGAAACAGGTCGCAGGTGGCTAATTAATTTTCATTTTTTAGCTGACGAGTCATAAGTTCTTTGACGATATCTCTAGGATCAGCGGCTTCATACAAAATTCTATAAGTAGCAAATACTAAAGGCATCTCAACATTATGTTTTTTAGCAAGGTTATAAACAGCTTTTGCAGTGAAATAGCCTTCAACAACATTATTTACCTCTTTTAATGCTTGTTGTATAGTCATACCCTGCCCCAAATATAGTCCAAATCTACGATTGCGCGACTGATTGTCCGAACATGTCAACAATAAATCCCCTAAACAGCTAAGTCCAATAAAAGTTTCTGAGTTTGCACCTAGTTTAAGCCCAAGTTTCTTTATCTCTGCTAGACCACGAGTAATAAGAGCGGCATGAGCATTAACACCAAACTCCATACCTGCAGCAATCCCAGCTGTGATTGCTAGAACATTTTTGACAGCACCGCCAACTTGAGCACCGATGATATCAGTTGTTGTGTAGCATCTAAAATTCTCATTACTGAAAAGCTCTTGGACATAACGTGCATAATTAATATCTTTTGAGGCTACTACTACAGCTGTTGGGAGCTGATTAGCTAACTCTTTAGCAAAGCTTGGTCCTGTTAATAACGCAAATTTTGTAGTTGGCAAAATATCTTCAGCTATTTCACTTAATAACGCATAACTATCATGACAAAAACCTTTTGTTGCACTAATAATGTTTTGCTGCGGTAAGATACATTCTTTTAGCTCTAAAATAGTATTCTTAAAACCAGAGCTTGGAGTTGCAACTAATATACTATCAAACTCAATGATATTAGCTTGCCAATCTTGAATAGCTTTTAATCTAGAAGGAAATTTCTCTATACTCGGTAGGTATTTATGATTGTTATTATCCTTTAGCATTTGTTCATTATGCTCAGCTTTCCATGAGTTAATTCTGACATTATGTCCTCTATAAGCAAGCTGTAATGCTAGTGCCGTACCCCAAGCTCCTGCCCCTAAAACAAGTATATTTTTTTGCATAAACTAAATTTGTCGACTCTTTTAGTTCTAATATATTCTATAGTTGCCAAAGTGTAAACACCTCTTTAATATAACTTTTATTTATCGACACAATAAAATCAATATATTTAACTATATATAATAAAAATGTAATAATAGCCATATCGATTATTTTAAAGGTTTTTAAGTAGAACAAAATGAAAAAAATTATATCAATAGCGTTAATAACTTTTAGTATTACTACAACTGGATTTAGCTATAGTTTACACCCAATAAATAGTTTCTCTAGCCAATCATTCCCTGAGCCAGTATTAACCTTAGCAGCGTAATATATGATAACTTACTTTTTAGGAAACGCTATGATATATATGCCTTTTACTCCTTTAGAGTCTTGCCACATATACTGAAATCGATCTGGATTAATAGCACTTAGACCATAAACACTCCTAACATTATTAAAATGTGCCGCTGGATCAATCATAAATAACATATCTTTATCATCATCAACTGACTTACCTAGTTTTTGGTAGCCAGATACTAAAGTCCAATGTCCTCCCCAATCGATCCAGTCGACTAGTACAGGTATTGCTTTATCTATACTTTGATAGAGTAAATTAATATCACCATCTGTTGCATATTTTACTTCAAAACCATGGTTTCCAAGCCATTCAACAATTTGTTGCATTGTAGTGCCATAATCATCATTTGTACCCATTTATTTAGCTATCTCTAACTCAGTTTGATGATTCATCTGTGAATCTTTGAGGACTCCATAATAATTGAGTAAACTCATAACAGCAGATGGTCCACAAGTATAATCAGTAGTTTGTTGATAACCTTTTATATCTAATATTTTTATATTTTTATCAGTTGATAAGTTAAATGTTTTTACAACATTTTGTATATAAGTTTTATTAGCATATTCTCCATAGCTATAATTCAAACTTATCGCAAAAATAAAAGTTATTAAAACTAAAATTACTCTTTTGAACATCTCAACTAAATTCCTTAA
Proteins encoded in this window:
- a CDS encoding NAD(P)H-dependent glycerol-3-phosphate dehydrogenase, translating into MQKNILVLGAGAWGTALALQLAYRGHNVRINSWKAEHNEQMLKDNNNHKYLPSIEKFPSRLKAIQDWQANIIEFDSILVATPSSGFKNTILELKECILPQQNIISATKGFCHDSYALLSEIAEDILPTTKFALLTGPSFAKELANQLPTAVVVASKDINYARYVQELFSNENFRCYTTTDIIGAQVGGAVKNVLAITAGIAAGMEFGVNAHAALITRGLAEIKKLGLKLGANSETFIGLSCLGDLLLTCSDNQSRNRRFGLYLGQGMTIQQALKEVNNVVEGYFTAKAVYNLAKKHNVEMPLVFATYRILYEAADPRDIVKELMTRQLKNEN
- a CDS encoding CvpA family protein, translated to MEFLSSLNFLDILIMIVILILSLFAAVKGLFKNIVLLLLMVFAVVLSGILAQKIQQIYVGSLIEDPGTAYVVSFILVLLCAYLIIFGIMKVFLRNNKEKESLSNTLFAFFIALVRFSFIFAIACSTLNSIDAVKDNSLWQNSTLVQPLVKVGDYAFNTKVKMQQTNLKDYVPKQVAGG